The Phlebotomus papatasi isolate M1 chromosome 3, Ppap_2.1, whole genome shotgun sequence genomic sequence ccaaaatttatttttcactaaCGGAAATAAATTTCTgctaataattttgaattattaacttAGTTTCACTTTTTACCAAAGGCAATTTGATTATTGTTTCTAATCtaatttatactttttttttgatcatttttaccTAATACTTGTTTTGATGCAGATCTTTCGAAGACGAAAATGATCTACGgataaagatttattttaaaaaataacattatgtttcttagtttttttttggattcagAACTTAAGCATGAGTTCTtaacaaaatttactttttaatatatatttttttaaatagggtaaatgcgtgcaactcagggggcttgcaactcgaaatgcgtgaattgaattttcggggtaaagaatcgcgtcgagccaattttatccatttcgaccaccaagaacagtttactcgatgcgattctttacccccaaaattcaattcacgcaTTCCAAGTTGCAAGCCCcctgagttgcacgcatttcaagGACACCTGGAAAGAATTTCAGCTgctataagcttatctgggcttatcactggtttttcaaaatatccgaaatcgaaatttagaaaatcgatttttcgattaattgacccttcgattaaatcggatgaaattggggtgtcaaaaaacttgtattattccacgagagctttccaaaataccaaattttttcaaaatctggtAATTAGAAccatggccatttgaaaattgtatttttgaccccttctagctcgggtcagggggctCGGGGggccttaatttttttaatcgaaaagccttaagcccagctataacagactaaaatttgagattgatcGATGACATAGGGCTgagtttttgagaaaacaaaatgttGGGggttttcaaaatggcggaaaaaATTAAGATCCAGAGAGCGACCGGATGGACAGATGGGAAAGTTTTTACCTTTCCATATATTCGTGTTCAGGAAGtggccaaattttggcaaaatttggGGCTGATCAAAGGATATGAGATTTTGTGATGAATataataggtgagattgttcAGGAATCTCATAAATGTACGAATTAGTTAAAATGAGACacaaatttattacaattttattttatttttttttcttatcttttattaaatattgagaAACTATTTAGTTCTGCTAGCtttataaaattgcaaatttatttaataataatgcatagataaaaaaaggaaaacttaaattCTACCTTTAATTTGTTTGGGATAACATTTAATGTTCTTTGAAAATCTGAAGTCGAATTTACTATCCAGAtctattttatcgattttttggtGATTGTCTGACAATAATCAGAAATTATACCATGCTTAATACGGAATATCTCGTACATTTCctttaatccgagacactttgtCCTCTTGTAAATAGAGAGGTGGAATTTGGATTGTTTGCCTAGTTTAGTTACACTTCCAatcttaagctgtctacacattatacaaattattgaaataataccatttcaaagtgacattgaaaagaaacttcaatattgaagcgaatattgaaaccaatatttcaataattcccTACaaactgaacaaattgacttcaatattaaaacttcaatattaaaaacaccagtctagtcagggattcacagatcttctgggattttcttccatattttgtcaagaacacccaaaaatacccaagttggtcaaagatttctccagcttcctccagaaaatcccagatcttctgggattttctggttcattatgcccaaagcacttaagaaaagatacattctgtggtcagaggcttcctggagcttcctccaagaaatcccagatcttctgggattttcttgtatattatgtcaaaaacacttcagattggAAACAAAAGCGAAATAGAATTAATAACTTGAATTCACACAGACTTTCAGGATCATGCTTCGTATCATAGAGTTTACCATCGCGAGCAAAAGGACTTGATGGCCACAACCACAAGCCTTCGTTCCCTCTGTAGGATTCCAATtcgtatcataaaattatacttatatgaagtgctttgggcataatgaacaagaaaatcccagatcatctgggatttcctagaggaagctccaggaatcctctgaccacagaaagtatctgactggtttttgatataatattcaaaaaacaaAACCAGATCTGGGATATCCTGGAGGAAGGTCCAGGAATCCTTTGAGCACAGAaaatatctgaagtgtttttgacataatattcaaaaaaaaatcccagaagatctgggatttcctggaggaagcaggtgattagtgctgaccaagttggcttcttgaggagattgaacaaaatatataaccaaattctaagaatctgggattttctggaggaaacaggagagatgtgtcttgacttggattttgatcttgggtgtcttttcattcatgaacaaggaaaatccaGCAGTTTTCTATGATGTTTTGAAGtaagaagattcctgaccattaaaaaatattgaaggaaatatcaaatcaatttgatatttagaacttctttgaaattttatttcaatgtgactttgaaattttttattgacataatttggcctagtttgtagccattcaaaataatgaaacaaaatattgaataaaatgttccatattgaaactaatatttcaatatatacctacacactggacaattttcttcaatattgaaacatttatgtcaataaatctttgcaatgtggaggcaatccttgtcaatatttgatattgaaaagaaatatttcaataaattatgtctaatgtatagcTATAGCTTTAATCTCAGTGTTTGTGATTTCCCTCCAAAGCCTTATCTAGGCTATCTATTTTATCGAACATTTCGATTGGGGATTTCAAATGGCATTGATTACATTGTTGCATGTGCAATGCGAAGGCCTTTTCCTCGGAGAAGGTTTCCAGGCATAGATGGCATGTGAGATGAGATGGTTGCTGATCATCATGAGAGTTCATGTGAGTGGTCAGTGAGCGCCAGGAACGAAGGATCTTGTTGCAAATGGTACACGAGATCTTGGTCTTATTTGAAGAGTGATTGGCCATATGACGTCGAAGGACGCGTTTGGTGAAGAAACTCTTTTCACACTCCGGCTCAGGGCATTTGAAAGGTCTCTCAAAGGTATGCCGTACCCTCACATGATCATCTCTCTTGGAGGAATGAGAGAAGGTTTGCTGACAAACCGGGCAAGGATGATTGAGAGTCTGCTGTTGGAGTTTGCACTTGCTCTCGTGTAGGCGCTTCCGAAAGTACGAGATGAAGATATCCTCGCAGTAACGGCACTTGAAAGATTTACTCTTGGTATGTGTGTAGGACATGTGACTCTGAAGGTTGCACAGTGTCCTGTAAGATCGTCCACATTCACTACAGATAAAAGGTCGCACAGTAGGATCCTCCTGATCTGCCTCATGACGCTTCAAATGGGCCTTCATGCTCTCTGCCTTCAGCATCTTCCCACAGAGATTGCATAGTTGATGAGTAGTTGAGTCTGGAAGGGATTCTTCTGTGTTCAGTTTTTCTTGTGATACTTTGAGAGAATCTTTCACATCAGGAGAAATTTCAGGGATTTTCAGAGAGGTGAAATATTCTTCCGTTTTGAGGCAAAGTAGCTGGAATTTGTATGCTCGTGTGAGTTCTGTGATGCAACGCTCACAGATTTTCATTGATGAGAGTCCATGAGATTCCAATGGTTTTCCTATCAGTGCTACATACATTTTCTGGAACTTTTGTTTCAAGGATTTCATCTTAACGTCATTTTCTAAGCAAATCCTGCAAGATTGTCTGATTCTCTGCAACTTTTCcgttttatttaagatttttccaCATATTTGGTCTTCAGTGACTTCAGTAAATTTTCCTGGAATTTGGGCATACTGCTTCTGACCAAAAATTCCTTTCACATGATTATCCAAGGATTCCATTGAATATCCGAAACTGCTCATTCGACTTGAAGAATATTTAATGGAGAGTTTCTTcttcaatttgaatttgttgGATGCCCAAATCTACGagatagaattttaattaactttttacggcgttatcacacttgcacattaaaattttaatgtgattcacattaattgtcgcttgtgagcgtccaaatatgttatttgtgtctttgagtcacttaatatttggggtttttctatttattaataaagaaatgaacttggcctgcaaaaataagtttaaatttaccaaaagcataaatatttttcacattaaaaaattaaagagaaaatcgcattaatttttcgcattaatgctataaatcaatttatattaaattttgcgggtcaagtcgaCGTTTTTATCAACaagtagatcaaattttgaatataaaatgattcaaacatacaaattacacatttggactctcaccagcgacaattaatgtgaatcatattaaaattttaatgtgcaaatgtgataataataataataataataatttatttctcttttatcatATGATAACTATGATGATTTATATTACTACAGCTTGCCAAAATATGTATTTACATGTTTTTATTAAGCGTTCTCAGGCCACATTTGACCCTTTATCTCACCCCCCCTACACCTTCAAGTTACAGCGTAAAGAttgggttaattttttttcaaatatttccgtTGTTTTTCAAACACCCATTGAGTATTCATTATTGTTCACAGATGGCGTTTCGACAGGGTTGCAATTAGGGGTTACAACATTTTTGAATCAgtttaattttgatatattatttttttcttttttattcctcgatttagtttataaaaattctaaaattcatcGTAGTCACCGCTTTTGCTAATAACCCAGAACGACCAAAACTGTATATAAAATAGCCTCATCGCTAATGGGTTATTCTATGAATTAAGGACGTTAacgtaatataatataattttgttgtattttttttttaaattctgtatTCACCGCCATCTTAGCTTTGTCAATTAACCTTGAGAGAAAAACGGAGAAACACTCCATCACAGGTTTAATATTCCAAAGCAACataaaaatgtttgtgtatacagtaaatcgaagaaaaaaaaacaaagaaaaaatgcataataGATATTGATCTGACAATATTGCGTGATTTAAGCATTCTGAGGAGGATATGAATAGctagttttatttttatcctATGATCGTTTCGTCACACAAATCAACTGCATCAATAATTTACATCAAGATTTTCATATCAATAGGGCTTATTTTCTGATGTTTCTGTCTCTTTTTCGAGACAccatttacattaatattaacATAACCAACAAACAATAAAACCTTagatatttgagaaaatattgcaaataggAATAAAgaattcatgaaaaaaaaataaaatgaaaatcgtGATCTTACTTGCTAGCTCCTGCTTTCTCGAggtatatcaatttttacctgaaTATTCTTGGCCGTATCAATACTCTTTTCCAAGTTCTGAATGCTCATCTCAAAGAACCTGGTTTTCTCTGTATGTACAACTATCTTCCAGCCAGGCCACTCGATTGTCTGCATAGCCTTAGTGCTCTTAATGCTCTGGGATATGAACTGATTGGCCAGAAATTTAaagattcaattcaattttaatttaattcaatttattttcatctcatacCCCCTTTCCcgtgcgtccatcgccgtcttagcgttgattccagcctccaggactaaacgatggAAATGTCCCTTCGCAGGCTGTATGTTACTTGTTACAATATCATTGTTACAATTGCTGTGGGAATATGCCAGACAGAATTGAGAGGGGAAGAAAAGCCACTTTTGAGTCAAAGGCTGTTTGGAACTACTCGTTATTCTGAAAAGCATCTCCCATATTATAATACATCAACTGAGCTCTATTCAGATACTCAATAGAACTCTTCTAGAGCGACAGCTCTAAAAAAAAGTGCCCATCCATCCCAGTCCTTACCGTTTAAACCCATCCGCACTTGGAGGTTGATGGCATCAACCTTCAACCCGAACTACTGCATCCCATACGTCCAAGCACGTTCAGCCATTGTCAGGGAAATGTGCAAATACCTTACATCTAACCGACTCCCTTGGGGATGGACCAGACACATTCTTCTTCTTGTAGTGCTAGTAGTGTGTAGACTCGTACTACAGCAGCTTCAAAGAACTTCCGCAATCTCCGCACCAGTAGGTACAGTAGCCACGGTAGCACTGATAGTCTTTATGGTGAACTTTGGCTactttttctcaatattttccaaaacgaCGCCACGGCAGGGTTTCTTCACAAAAAATTTCTCAGTATAAAGCATTTCTCACGAGGATCTTTTGCGCCGCATGTTGTAGCGTAAAATCCATTTTCATCACGTGTTACCACTAGATCCAAAGAATGGCTCTTTATCGTGACATGATAGAAGAGAAAATATCACTTTTAAGTATTTCTGATTGTTTCTTTCGGTCAAAGATGAGATATTGTAAAGCAATCACactattttcattgaaaatatcCATGAAGTGAGGTGGTTCTCCAAAGTGAAGTTCCTGTTTTAAAATCTTGCAATTTCCCATACTCACATACTCACATACTCCCATACAATCTCACATACTCATCTTTCGGATTTAAAATCCTTTAAAGTGAGTAAGTCTATGGAGTTTCTGTCGTTCAGATATTTTGGAATTGAAAAACCGCAACTCCTCTCGCACTCTTTTCTCTGCGAATAATTTTACAGCAGGTTCAAGGAATCTCAAGAAGTGTGTGTCTTGCTCGATGAAGTGTGTCAGATTTTGTGTAGTGGGGTAGTTCTTGAAACTTTGCATTATGTAGGTAACACAAGCGTCCTCCTTGTATGTCTTCAGGAAATGGGCTTGGCCAATTTGCTTCACTCTCtggcaaaaatatttgtttccaAAAGCACATACATCATCGAGGAGTTTTATGACGAATAAAGAATTCGTTTCACGAAAGCTGACACAAACTTCACAGTCCAATTTCACTTTGGATACCAACATATCTGCTGTAAGATGAACTGCGAGCACCTCTTCCCCAAAGACGTCTTCATCGGAAGGTTCAGCAATGGGTTCTAGATCGACATCGTACGGCTCAGATTGACCATTGCGCTCAACCTATTCGCgttaaaaaaagcttttaaataaCTTGATTACGCATATTTCAGTACAAAACAAGGCTATAGGACCAAATCGTTTCAGGTtgtttaaaatgtaaataatatataaaaaactGGCATGGCCTCTAATATGAAAGCAACTTAAAAGGAATagtttgaacatcattttaatGGAAACGGTTTGATTTGAGGAGTACTTTATTGTTCCAAAACTATATCTTTATATACAGATAATTGTACTAACCTAGAAAAACTTGTgatatgagaaaaatttaaagaatgcaTGATGAGGAAAGAGAGaagagaaaatttaatggcACAAGCTACGCACTTTAAAGAAGTGAAAGGTCAATTTTCAATCACCGTGAGGGGCTGATAAAGTATACTCTTTTTACTCACTAGCATTTATGAACGTTGGTAGTATATAATAATAAGAGCTTACAATTAGTAAAAATGCCGATAAAGATTTAATTAgtaatacataaataatattgCCTTCATGATTAGGTTGGaacaacaaaacaaatatttcacaaaaagttGAGGCATTAAAACAAGTGCATACCTTCATCTCGGCCTCAACATGCAGAGTTGGGATAACTCCTGACTGTGTTTTACAGTTGGTATTATCCAGCAGATTTCCCATCTGCACACATGTCAAAAGCCGCTTCAGGATGGCGCGAAATTGGTAGATCGTGGGATTCGTATTGCAGCCAAGCTTTGTTCGTATTTCTCCAAAAAAGAACTCAAGGTGGTCCTGGAGTAGCGGATATGTGAGAAACCCTCCCTGGGTAAATTCCCTCATTTTTATGCTGATAGCCGGGAGATTTCTCAAGCAGGCCCGCAACCCGATAAACCCAGTCTTTATTTGGGAATTCGAGATTGGCTGCAATTTCTGTGTTTTTCGTCCTTTATCGTGGGTCCAGACATGCAAATCTGTAAAATATGAGACTGCTTCTTcacaaaattttgtgatttcttcGCAGTTCCCATCCACGATAGGCGCCTTGTACCTGTAAatgatttttaggaaaaatttcatatataaTTGTTTACAAAAAGTCAAATGATTTAGAACCCAATAAATACTAATGACAACCctgggtgaaatgataactgtcGCATGTCGATGAATAGCTAGTGTCGAGTGTCTATTATAGGTGATCGAGGTAATCACTTGCAtttttgtcgctagtgtcgatTAGTCACTAATTCATCAACACCTCTAGAGCTATTGATATGtatttttcaagtgaaatttacTTCACATAATGATACTAGaaattcgatagtgtcgaatcgATACTAGCGAGAGCTAAAGTTATCATTTCTCTCCTGAGTTACTTAAAAGTTATTTAagtagaaataaaattttaccctttGTGCGTGCAGTTCTGCGTATTGAGAACGTCGAACGCTCCATTGCAAATTCGCAGAAATTTGGAGGTGGCTTCACTGCCTTCAAACTTACTCAAACGCAGTTCAACCCTGCAATAATCAATCGCATCTGCGACTGATTTACTTAGCACCTGTGCAGCTAGTTCGACATTCATAGAATTTTGGGAAAATGCGACGTGACTGTCTGTCAGCTTATTTCCTTTAAGACGAATGCCGGCACCACTGTTCTGCTGATATTCATGGAGGAGGCGTACATACTCGAACTTAATTTCTTGACCATCCCCGTCCACAAGCTGGTGATTAGCAAAGTGATTGCGAATCATCTTCACCATGTGGCACGGGTCCGGATGCACGAATATTTCTCTCGTAGTACAACCAACTCCATGGTTAATGGTGTAACATTCGCCGTCGTCTTTCCCAAGGTCGCAACCCAGTTTCTTTACTGCACTCAGGTTTACCGGAGCACCGTCAAAGGTAATGCCCAAAACTTTAACGCCGGTTTTCTCGGACAGAGTTATGGCTTCATAAATGAGCTGAGATTTTTCAGGAGCTGCCATTTTGCTAATTGGGAAGTATCCTATTGGGATCTTCCATTGCATGTCGATGGACACTAGCATAAAAACCAGCACCTGAGTCGCCTCGCCATTATCACCATCATTGATCGTGGCTTCACTATTCCCTTCGCAGGTATTTCCTAGAAATGGAAATCCATACACCTTACCGCCGATGATGTCGATATGGCGATGGATGTACATTTCATCAAAGAGCAACTGGCACCACACGAGTTGGTTTTGGCTAGCCACATAGTTGTGAAGAGATGTAAGGGCTTCGTCCGAAAATCCAGGTTGACAATCTATTACCCTTAGCCACCTCAAAATGGTAATTTCGCTGGGCAAAATATTCTCCAGCTCACTCCTCAAAAAGCGGTACGCTTTGGGAGAAATGAAGTGCAACTGAACGGCAAAGAATTTCAATTCCTCTTCATACTTTTCGTTGAAGAATTCTCTTTCCCCTCTTGCCAAAATGCGTTCAACAATTTGGCGGATAACCCCACTTAAGGATTCCAGAGAAAAAGATGTGTTGCAACGCTCACATACATTGACAGTGGATTTGCAGGAAGACGATTGCAATTTGGAGATTTTTTCATCGCGTCGTCTTATCTTCATATTAAGAGcctgattcttttttttcaaaaccatcACTTCCTCTTGCAACTTTTGTATTTCAGCTTTTAATTCCCTAATTGCAGCCTCTGAATGTGGTGGTTGGGGCTCTGTCTCTATGGACGATATTTGCAAATCTCTGTCAACTCTCCATTCGTCAGACATGTCATCATCAGTGTGAGGATCAATCAACCATTCAATTTCAGAATCATCATCATAATCGTAGTCGTTGACGACTAACACCTCTGATTCCATATTCATGGTACGGGTTTCTGGTTCATTGCCGACACTTTTATTAAGATTTTGAACCATCAAATTTTCTTCTAAGTCCTGCCTTTCACAGAAGTTAGTGTTGTGAGCAATCTCTGATCCAACAAGCGGGGTGGACATTTCCGTGTCATCATTTGATACCAGAGGTACATCAATATCCTCATGCGTAGCCGTCAAGtcctatataaaatttattttaggctATTTCATTGCACAAGGTATTGCATTGACAATTTTAATAACCCTCTACTAGGTTCCCAACTAAGTTTTTAATCCTCAAGCATAAGACCGAAATAGATAAAATTGACTCAATGGCACTTTTTACCTCCAAGTCATAACCTCAACTGGGTCATTATATATTAGAAATAGTTTTGATACAGAAATGTAATATTAACTAAAGGTGTTTCCTGAATTATGAAGCCAATAAATTAtaagttcttgaaatttttgatatttattatAGTAATCGCTTGATACAGGGTTCAAATTACTTTAATGTCACGGTGATATTCAGGATATTCATATCTGACAGTCACATTCATGTATAAAGgaaaagttgaaattaaaagGAAGACATGTTTTGGGAAATTCTCGAACTAGTGATCTAGATGTTTtacgtaaaaaaaaaactttggcaTCATTTACCGatttaaactaatttattaAACCATCAAAAGGTCGCTTACAAAGCttacaattgaatttcgaataaaacaaataatcggttcataatcggtaAAAACTAATTCATAACTGGTTGGAACTAGTTAACCTTTTAACAATTACCACGTATCAAAGAACGCATCAAAAACACAGTTTTGCagcatttaaatttacatttactACGTTTATGTACATTTATTTTCAGAAGATATGTCAGTAAAACAAGAACTTAATGgacaaaagtaattttaaatgaatacaAACTTTGTAATCACAGTAAATGTGATAGAAAAGATTTGACAAAAATTCCAATTCTTTTGAAACAAACCTAAAATAGCTCACCAATTAAAGTCAAGATGTATACTCCCTAGAATGCTCATAAACTTTCGCCTTAAGAAATGGTTATTAAGAATCATTAAACATATCAAAAGTAAAATCAATGATAAAATTAGATTaacttatagaggtgtgattccttcattgcaaattcggattgggGCAAACTCGAGGGATATGTATATAAATattacaaagaaaaaatatttgaggaaaCTATGAGTGCTTTATATTAAGTACAAATGGATGGAAAatctttttagattttaaacagcaaaaaattgtgttttgaagttatttttttcgcAAATATCTTCTCGTTCTGAAAGAGTTACGTTGTAATTTTAATAGACATatacttttaattaaaagtgaataatattgcaacatttagaaaaaggaaaaatatacaaacttgatatataaatagaaaataactaACGTATAGAATTACAGATTTTTTGAGTAGTACAGAGAAGAAacttttcctaaatttattcaaactttttaaagaatttattgCTTTAAAAAGTATAAATAATAAACGATCataaatttatgtaataaaGGACAATTTTAGAGAAAgtggtaatttaatttaatatatttgtttttttttaagtttaactcTCCTATAGAATTTGGTTCAAAAACAAACGAgaagtaataattaaatttggccagtaaaatattcaatttaagttTAATTAAATCCAAAATCTATTAAAAGCATAGtctaattaatataattaacaTCTAATATGGTTGCAGATGAATATCTTTCACTtagattttttgctgaccaaatttaatattttactgttcatttgtACAATTCCATAAAGTAATGAGCGAAAAGCAAATGAAAACACCATGTCAATAATATATCGATTACTTTTTAGATTAGACCAACGAAAGTCCAAAAAATGAGCGACTTATACTGatccttattattattattattaatagaatttatggattaattAAATGGTGTATAAAGTTACTGTGTTGAAACTATCAAAGATGTAGTGCAAACATAAAAtatcactttattttttaaattgcttaATATCAAAGTTGGCAATGAATCCAATAGTGTCAACAGagctggaaataattagttgtcACTGCTAGAGTCGCATTGTACTAACcttaaactattttatcatttctGTGACTTATAACCCtgcattaagaaaaaatattacttaCTATTGGAAGAGCGGCTGGATCCAAGCAGTGGCGGTATTTGAAGCCCTGCTTGCGGACATTTGTCAGTTTTATATCTTCTGGTTTGAAGTGAAGGCTGCATACGTATTTATCATGCACGTCTGCAGCTGAGAGCTTAAGGCGATTAGCCCAGACTTTTTGAGTTTGGGGATTTCTCGgaaatctagaatttttttttgcaaaaaaacaaaattagaaaaactggTAAAAATAGGGTTCATGAGTATACTTATTTCTTATATCACTTCCATTATACTGTATTTAAActcaatttaatcaatttaatgaattgtgcaattaaataaaaaaaatttataattt encodes the following:
- the LOC129807441 gene encoding zinc finger protein 660-like; this translates as MSEYSLESLSIPGDTISCKINPQTFQDENNIKYSTVSYNSNSNRERSSPDQLKHLFEFMTTNLNLLNKNSDKGKRNNAGIRNLWKKLTQELNNLGPPRRTTTEWKKIWASNKFKLKKKLSIKYSSSRMSSFGYSMESLDNHVKGIFGQKQYAQIPGKFTEVTEDQICGKILNKTEKLQRIRQSCRICLENDVKMKSLKQKFQKMYVALIGKPLESHGLSSMKICERCITELTRAYKFQLLCLKTEEYFTSLKIPEISPDVKDSLKVSQEKLNTEESLPDSTTHQLCNLCGKMLKAESMKAHLKRHEADQEDPTVRPFICSECGRSYRTLCNLQSHMSYTHTKSKSFKCRYCEDIFISYFRKRLHESKCKLQQQTLNHPCPVCQQTFSHSSKRDDHVRVRHTFERPFKCPEPECEKSFFTKRVLRRHMANHSSNKTKISCTICNKILRSWRSLTTHMNSHDDQQPSHLTCHLCLETFSEEKAFALHMQQCNQCHLKSPIEMFDKIDSLDKALEGNHKH